Proteins encoded together in one Ipomoea triloba cultivar NCNSP0323 chromosome 4, ASM357664v1 window:
- the LOC116014959 gene encoding cytochrome P450 86A8-like, translated as MDLGVALLLFSGVTCYLLWFTFISRSLKGPRVWPLLGSLPGLIENAERMHEWIADNLRACGGTYQTCICAVPFLARKQGLVTVTCDPKNLEHILKTRFDNYPKGPNWQSVFHELLGQGIFNSDGDTWLFQRKTAALEFTTRTLRQAMGRWVNRAIKVRFCPVLETAQVEGKPVDLQDLLLRLTFDNICGLAFGKDPETLAPGLPENTFAAAFDRATEASLQRFILPEVIWKVKKWLRLGMEVSLSRSLEQLDEYMSSIIKTRRIELQQTDNINLHDDLLSRFMRKKESDDKVLQHVALNFILAGRDTSSVALCWFFSLIMQNPRVEENILREICTVLAETRGGNFGNGGDLSAWLDEPLQFEEVDKLVYLKAALSETLRLYPSVPEDSKHVIADDVLPDGTFVPAGSSVTYSIYSAGRMKSTWGEDCLEFKPERWLTLDGKKFIMQDQYKFISFNAGPRICLGRDLAYLQMKSIAAAVLLRHRLSLSPGHQVEQKMSLTLFMKDGLKVKVHPRDLTPIISAVNISKAAALNSTNGVNEGGTESTEG; from the coding sequence ATGGATTTGGGCGTGGCTTTGTTGTTGTTTAGTGGGGTGACATGTTATCTTTTATGGTTCACTTTCATTTCAAGATCCTTAAAGGGTCCGAGAGTGTGGCCGTTACTTGGGAGCTTGCCCGGGTTGATTGAGAACGCGGAACGTATGCATGAGTGGATCGCCGACAACCTACGCGCCTGCGGCGGCACGTACCAGACATGCATATGCGCCGTGCCTTTCTTGGCCAGGAAGCAAGGTTTGGTGACCGTTACGTGCGACCCGAAGAATTTGGAGCATATTTTGAAGACCCGGTTCGATAACTACCCGAAGGGTCCGAATTGGCAGTCGGTTTTTCATGAACTGTTGGGGCAAGGGATTTTCAACTCCGACGGGGACACGTGGCTGTTTCAGAGGAAGACGGCGGCGCTTGAGTTCACCACGCGCACGCTCCGGCAGGCGATGGGGAGGTGGGTGAACCGGGCGATTAAGGTCCGGTTCTGTCCGGTTCTTGAAACGGCTCAGGTGGAAGGTAAACCGGTTGATTTGCAGGATCTTTTGCTCCGGCTCACGTTCGATAATATTTGCGGGTTGGCTTTTGGGAAGGACCCGGAAACGCTGGCGCCGGGGCTGCCGGAGAACACTTTCGCGGCGGCGTTTGACCGCGCCACGGAGGCATCTCTCCAGCGGTTTATCCTCCCGGAAGTGATTTGGAAGGTGAAGAAATGGCTGCGACTCGGAATGGAAGTTAGCCTAAGCAGAAGCTTAGAACAATTAGATGAGTATATGTCGAGCATCATTAAAACCCGCAGAATCGAACTCCAACAAACCGACAACATTAATCTCCACGACGATCTGCTCTCGCGATTCATGAGGAAGAAGGAATCCGACGACAAGGTTCTGCAACACGTGGCGCTCAACTTCATCCTAGCTGGACGCGACACGTCATCCGTCGCTCTCTGCTGGTTCTTCTCCCTCATCATGCAAAATCCTAGAGTGGAGGAGAACATCCTCCGCGAAATCTGCACCGTTCTCGCCGAAACTCGCGGCGGAAACTTCGGAAACGGCGGAGACCTCTCGGCTTGGCTCGACGAGCCGCTGCAATTCGAGGAAGTCGATAAACTGGTGTACCTGAAAGCCGCACTGTCGGAAACTCTCCGCCTCTACCCGTCCGTGCCGGAGGATTCGAAGCACGTGATCGCCGACGACGTGTTGCCGGACGGGACATTTGTTCCGGCGGGATCATCGGTAACCTACTCGATCTACTCCGCCGGAAGAATGAAATCAACATGGGGAGAAGATTGCCTGGAATTCAAACCGGAGAGATGGTTAACCCTAGACGGCAAAAAATTCATAATGCAAGATCAATACAAATTCATATCATTCAACGCCGGTCCACGAATCTGTCTAGGCCGGGACTTAGCCTATCTACAAATGAAATCCATAGCCGCCGCCGTGCTTCTCCGGCACCGCCTATCCCTCTCGCCGGGCCACCAAGTGGAGCAGAAaatgtctctcactctcttCATGAAAGACGGTCTCAAGGTCAAAGTCCATCCCCGAGACCTAACGCCCATTATCTCCGCCGTTAACATTAGCAAAGCTGCAGCGTTGAATTCAACTAACGGCGTTAATGAGGGAGGTACAGAATCCACAGAAGGGTAA
- the LOC116015165 gene encoding ascorbate transporter, chloroplastic, translated as MAIGSVISHRNFGSFIGSGITSQAERSTSIHGGVRVGCAAMRSTLPFQGEGCQPSQLGIELRVISPRQRLRRCTCCQAATSSGRSWIQSRKLDNLCFFNKQSQRMKYGAPRRAHADFTSEEYGITGALESFVSPDGEAVLIDGAEQAKPWWEQFPKRWVIVLLCFAAFLLCNMDRVNMSIAILPMSKEFNWNSATVGLIQSSFFWGYLLTQIAGGIWADKLGGKLVLGFGVVWWSIATILTPIAAKIGLPFLLIMRAFMGIGEGVAMPAMNNLLSKWIPVSERSRSLALVYSGMYLGSVTGLAVSPILIQKFGWPSVFYSFGSLGSIWFAFWLSKAYSSPKEDPGLSISEKKLIMGGGISKEPVTNIPWKLILSKAPVWALIVSHFCHNWGTFILLTWMPTYYNQVLKFNLTESGLFCVLPWLTMAVCANIGGWIADTLVSKGFSITSVRKIMQSIGFLGPAFFLTQLKHVKTPALAVLCMACSQGSDAFSQSGLYSNHQDIGPRYAGVLLGLSNTAGVLAGVFGTAATGYILQKGSWDDVFKVAVVLYIVGTLVWNIFSTGERILD; from the exons ATGGCAATCGGCTCCGTTATCTCCCACCGGAATTTCGGCTCTTTTATTGGCTCAG GCATAACAAGTCAAGCAGAAAGGTCTACAAGTATTCATGGCGGGGTGCGAGTGGGCTGTGCTGCTATGCG ATCAACATTGCCATTTCAAGGTGAAGGCTGCCAACCTAGCCAATTAGGCATAGAGCTTCGTGTCATCAGTCCTAGGCAGAGATTGAGAAGATGTACATGTTGTCAAGCAGCTACTTCATCTGGGAGAAGTTGGATCCAATCAAGGAAGCTGgataatctttgtttttttaacaAACAAAGCCAGAGGATGAAGTATGGTGCTCCAAGAAGGGCACATGCTGACTTTACATCTGAGGAATATGGCATAACAGGGGCATTGGAGTCTTTTGTGTCTCCAGATGGAGAAGCTGTTCTGATAGATGGAGCTGAGCAAGCAAAGCCTTGGTGGGAGCAGTTCCCAAAAAGATGGGTGATAGTATTGCTCTGCTTTGCTGCTTTTTTGTTATGCAACATGGATCGA GTCAATATGAGCATTGCAATTCTTCCTATGTCAAAGGAATTCAATTGGAACAGTGCTACTGTGGGCCTCATTCAGTCTTCTTTCTTCTGGGGTTATCTGCTCACACAG ATCGCTGGAGGGATTTGGGCAGATAAACTTGGTGGGAAACTAGTGCTAGGATTTGGAGTAGTTTGGTGGTCTATTGCAACTATTTTAACACCCATTGCTGCTAAAATTGGGCTTCCTTTCTTGCTTATCATGCGCGCCTTCATGGGTATTGGAGAG GGTGTTGCTATGCCTGCTATGAATAATTTACTGTCAAAATGGATTCCAGTCTCTGAGAGAAGCAGATCTCTTGCACTAGTATATAGTGGCATGTATCTTGGTTCAGTCACAGGCTTAGCCGTGTCTCCTATTTTGATTCAGAAGTTTGGCTGGCCATCAGTGTTTTATTCCTTTGGTTCCCTTGGGAGCATCTGGTTTGCATTTTGGCTAAGCAAA GCATACAGCTCTCCCAAAGAGGATCCTGGGCTTAGTATATCTGAGAAGAAGCTGATCATGGGTGGAGGCATATCAAAAGAACCTGTGACCAACATTCCATGGAAACTAATCTTGTCAAAGGCACCTGTCTGGGCTCTCATTGTCTCCCACTTTTGCCATAACTGGGGAACATTTATTCTTCTGACATGGATGCCTACATACTATAACCAG GTGTTGAAGTTCAACCTCACTGAATCTGGACTATTTTGTGTGTTGCCGTGGCTTACTATGGCCGTCTGTGCAAATATAGGCGGTTGGATTGCAGACACACTTGTGAGCAAAGGATTCTCTATAACATCAGTCCGCAAG ATAATGCAATCAATTGGGTTTCTAGGCCCTGCTTTCTTCCTTACCCAACTTAAACATGTAAAGACTCCTGCTTTAGCAGTGTTGTGCATGGCGTGCAGTCAG GGATCAGATGCATTCTCTCAGTCTGGCCTCTACTCCAATCATCAGGACATCGGACCACGTTATGCT GGAGTACTGTTAGGACTATCGAATACAGCAGGGGTTTTAGCCGGTGTTTTTGGAACAGCTGCAACCGGATACATACTACAGAAGG GATCATGGGATGACGTGTTCAAAGTTGCAGTCGTGCTCTACATCGTAGGCACATTAGTATGGAACATCTTTTCAACAGGGGAGAGAATTCTTGATTGA
- the LOC116017611 gene encoding SKP1-like protein 21 isoform X1, whose protein sequence is MTEHDSEIIKPELMKSYVWLQTSDGSIQQVEQEVAIFCPFICHEIHLGLGSSKNYPISLPPTVNLAMLSMILDYCHFHQVPGRSNKERKSFDEKFIRMDIKRLCELTSAADSLELKPLVDLTSRALARMIEGKTPEEIRDIFHLPDDLTEEEKLEPLKNTMDDPRIRLLNRLYARKRKELKERERLKNVEVEGEQVDQRSVDDLLSFINGANGDSKGVRTSKNRRKNRRRKDQQKNAPLNGSSTSDTTSSLINSTDPNLELNRTSLDHDATVNGHFDPKPDKTLNLTQFEGSSFVPEEEFDDGDLDDEIDPVMKEEIDREVADFARRLNSDWPERMQEILSLGQGRRQVPIAISGSSLRRHAMINRDQN, encoded by the exons ATGACAGAACATGATAGTGAAATCATTAAACCTGAG CTGATGAAGTCCTATGTATGGCTCCAAACATCTGATGGTTCGATACAGCAAGTAGAACAAGAGGTTGCTATTTTTTGCCCGTTTATATGTCATGAAATACATTTGGGATTAGGGTCTTCAAAAAATTACCCTATATCTCTTCCTCCGACGGTGAATCTTGCCATGCTGAGCATGATTCTTGATTATTGCCATTTTCACCAAGTACCTGGGCGCTCTAACAAG GAGAGAAAATCATTCGATGAGAAGTTCATTCGGATGGATATAAAGAGGCTATGCGAGTTGACATCTGCTGCTGACAGCCTGGAATTAAAGCCACTGGTTGACCTTACAAGTCGAGCACTTGCGCGGATGATTGAGGGGAAAACTCCAGAAGAAATACGCGATATATTTCATCTACCAGATGATCTTACAGAG GAAGAAAAATTGGAGCCCTTAAAGAACACGATGGATGATCCGCGAATTCGGCTTTTAAATAGATTGTATGCCAGAAAGAGGAAAGAattaaaagagagagaaagattgAAG AATGTTGAGGTTGAAGGGGAGCAAGTGGACCAACGTTCAGTTGATGATCTCTTGTCCTTTATTAATGGAGCAAATGGAG ATTCGAAGGGTGTCAGAACTTCGAAAAATAGAAGGAAGAACCGCAGAAGGAAAGATCAACAAAAGAATGCTCCGCTTAATGGTAGTAGTACGTCAGACACCACCTCGTCTTTAATCAATTCTACCGATCCCAATTTG GAGTTGAACAGGACTTCTCTTGACCATGACGCTACAGTAAACGGTCATTTTGATCCCAAACCTGACAAGACATTGAACCTGACACAATTTGAAGGTAGCAGTTTTGTTCCCGAAGAGGAGTTTGATGACGGTGATTTAGATGATGAGATTGACCCTGTGATGAAGGAAGAAATTGACAG GGAAGTGGCAGACTTTGCTCGAAGATTAAATTCAGACTGGCCAGAAAGAATGCAAGAGATTCTCTCGCTAGGCCAAGGGAGGAGACAGGTGCCAATTGCCATCAGTGGCAGTTCTTTGAGGAGACATGCAA TGATAAACCGGGACCAAAACTGA
- the LOC116017611 gene encoding SKP1-like protein 21 isoform X2 — MTEHDSEIIKPELMKSYVWLQTSDGSIQQVEQEVAIFCPFICHEIHLGLGSSKNYPISLPPTVNLAMLSMILDYCHFHQVPGRSNKERKSFDEKFIRMDIKRLCELTSAADSLELKPLVDLTSRALARMIEGKTPEEIRDIFHLPDDLTEEEKLEPLKNTMDDPRIRLLNRLYARKRKELKERERLKNVEVEGEQVDQRSVDDLLSFINGANGDSKGVRTSKNRRKNRRRKDQQKNAPLNGSSTSDTTSSLINSTDPNLELNRTSLDHDATVNGHFDPKPDKTLNLTQFEGSSFVPEEEFDDGDLDDEIDPVMKEEIDREVADFARRLNSDWPERMQEILSLGQGRRQVPIAISGSSLRRH; from the exons ATGACAGAACATGATAGTGAAATCATTAAACCTGAG CTGATGAAGTCCTATGTATGGCTCCAAACATCTGATGGTTCGATACAGCAAGTAGAACAAGAGGTTGCTATTTTTTGCCCGTTTATATGTCATGAAATACATTTGGGATTAGGGTCTTCAAAAAATTACCCTATATCTCTTCCTCCGACGGTGAATCTTGCCATGCTGAGCATGATTCTTGATTATTGCCATTTTCACCAAGTACCTGGGCGCTCTAACAAG GAGAGAAAATCATTCGATGAGAAGTTCATTCGGATGGATATAAAGAGGCTATGCGAGTTGACATCTGCTGCTGACAGCCTGGAATTAAAGCCACTGGTTGACCTTACAAGTCGAGCACTTGCGCGGATGATTGAGGGGAAAACTCCAGAAGAAATACGCGATATATTTCATCTACCAGATGATCTTACAGAG GAAGAAAAATTGGAGCCCTTAAAGAACACGATGGATGATCCGCGAATTCGGCTTTTAAATAGATTGTATGCCAGAAAGAGGAAAGAattaaaagagagagaaagattgAAG AATGTTGAGGTTGAAGGGGAGCAAGTGGACCAACGTTCAGTTGATGATCTCTTGTCCTTTATTAATGGAGCAAATGGAG ATTCGAAGGGTGTCAGAACTTCGAAAAATAGAAGGAAGAACCGCAGAAGGAAAGATCAACAAAAGAATGCTCCGCTTAATGGTAGTAGTACGTCAGACACCACCTCGTCTTTAATCAATTCTACCGATCCCAATTTG GAGTTGAACAGGACTTCTCTTGACCATGACGCTACAGTAAACGGTCATTTTGATCCCAAACCTGACAAGACATTGAACCTGACACAATTTGAAGGTAGCAGTTTTGTTCCCGAAGAGGAGTTTGATGACGGTGATTTAGATGATGAGATTGACCCTGTGATGAAGGAAGAAATTGACAG GGAAGTGGCAGACTTTGCTCGAAGATTAAATTCAGACTGGCCAGAAAGAATGCAAGAGATTCTCTCGCTAGGCCAAGGGAGGAGACAGGTGCCAATTGCCATCAGTGGCAGTTCTTTGAGGAGACAT TGA
- the LOC116017751 gene encoding signal peptide peptidase-like 4, producing the protein MELKRTVPYYDVRTVAAVVAVLLLSCSSVVQGGDIVHHDDKTPRRPGCDNNFVLVKVATWINGKEEMEFVGIGARFGLTLESKEKRASQTRLALADPPDCCSVPRNKLTGEAILVHRGNCSFTTKANVAEAAGASAILIINNQTELFKMVCEKNETDLDIGIPAIMLPQDAGQSLIENIMNSSLVSVQLYSPKRPAVDVAEVFLWLMAVATILCASYWSAWSAREASIEHDKLLKDGSDEYHGIEATQSSGMVEINILSAILFVVIASCFLIMLYKLMSFWFIEVLVVLFCIGGVEGLQTCLVTLLSCFRWFEHAAETFVKVPFLGAISYLTLAVSPFCIAFAVIWAVFRRVSFAWIGQDILGIALIITVLQIVRIPNLKVGTVLLGCAFLYDLFWVFVSKWWFHESVMIVVARGGRSGEDGIPMLLKIPRMFDPWGGYSIIGFGDIILPGLLVAFSLRYDWLSKKTLRTGYFIWAMIAYGLGLLITYVALNLMDGHGQPALLYIVPFTLGTFLALGKKRGDLRHLWSKGDPDRACPHVQLQPAE; encoded by the exons ATGGAGTTGAAACGTACGGTGCCGTACTATGATGTCCGTACAGTTGCTGCAGTAGTGGCGGTGTTGCTGCTGAGCTGTTCTTCTGTGGTTCAAGGTGGCGATATTGTTCACCATGATGATAAGACTCCAAGGAGACCTGGTTGTGATAACAACTTTGTTCtg GTAAAAGTCGCGACCTGGATTAATGGTAAGGAAGAAATGGAATTTGTTGGGATTGGTGCTCGATTTGGCCTCACCTTGGAGTCGAAGGAGAAGCGCGCCAGTCAAACGAGGCTCGCACTTGCTGACCCTCCTGATTGTTGTAGTGTACCGAGGAATAAG CTCACTGGTGAGGCAATATTGGTGCATCGGGGCAATTGCAGTTTCACTACCAAAGCAAATGTTGCTGAAGCTGCTGGTGCTTCAGCTATCCTCATTATAAACAACCAAACAG AGCTCTTCAAGATGGTTTGTGAAAAAAACGAAACTGATCTGGATATTGGCATACCCGCAATTATGCTCCCGCAAGATGCTGGTCAAAGCTTGatagaaaatataatgaacAGCTCACTAG TTTCTGTGCAGCTATATTCTCCAAAGCGCCCGGCGGTTGATGTAGCGGAAGTGTTTTTATGGCTCATGGCTGTTGCCACCATTTTGTGTGCATCATATTGGTCGGCATGGAGTGCCAGGGAAGCATCAATCGAGCACGACAAACTCTTGAAA GATGGCTCAGACGAATACCATGGTATAGAAGCAACTCAATCTAGTGGCATGGTGGAAATCAACATACTTTCAGCAATCCTTTTTGTTGTCATTGCGTCCTGCTTCCTGATTATGCTTTACAAGCTAATGTCCTTCTGGTTTATCGAGGTTTTGGTGGTTCTTTTCTGCATTGGTGGTGTAGAG GGTCTGCAAACTTGTTTGGTCACCTTGTTATCATG TTTCAGATGGTTTGAGCATGCTGCAGAGACATTTGTTAAAGTACCTTTCCTCGGTGCCATATCATATCTGACACTAGCTGTCTCTCCTTTCTGCATAGCATTTGCTGTTATATGGGCTGTTTTCCGACGTGTTTCCTTTGCTTGGATAGGTCAAGACATACTC GGTATTGCACTGATTATCACCGTTCTCCAGATTGTTCGAATTCCCAATCTCAAG GTCGGAACAGTTCTTCTCGGCTGTGCCTTCTTGTACGACCTGTTTTGGGTGTTTGTTTCCAAATGGTGGTTCCATGAGAGTGTGATGATAGTG GTTGCTCGTGGTGGTAGAAGTGGAGAAGATGGCATTCCCATGCTGCTTAAAATCCCACGGATGTTTGATCCTTGGGGTGGCTATAGCATCATCGGTTTTGGTGACATTATTCTACCGGGGCTACTCGTAGCATTTTCATTAAG GTATGATTGGTTGTCCAAGAAGACCCTTCGAACAGGCTACTTTATATGGGCGATGATTGCTTACGGTTTAG GTTTGCTCATAACATATGTGGCCCTCAACTTGATGGATGGACATGGCCAACCTGCACTGCTTTACATAGTTCCTTTCACCTTAG GAACCTTTCTGGCGTTGGGGAAGAAACGAGGTGACCTCAGACATCTATGGAGCAAAGGAGATCCAGACAGAGCTTGCCCCCATGTCCAGCTCCAACCTGCTGAATAA